The following proteins are encoded in a genomic region of Oryzias latipes chromosome 17, ASM223467v1:
- the LOC101169316 gene encoding C2 calcium-dependent domain-containing protein 4C, whose product MWLLEKLRSSVESSGTNSQTPQMTEAIPVSVYANVLTPERIPDFFIPPKLVCCPPDESPSPEPLHCSTLRPSASDHAICSKSPRARRSKNPTSPRLFAKNLQKSANRHIIQIESADEPAAGSAGKGDVDVNTNADPQSQTAMSLPYVPKAQTSYGFSTLVESPHTRRKESLFHSDPNSPSTSPNSQRRSQGGTLLAPADPNPSRYFSGGESDTCSSAESSPFNSPLLSRSASLLRSITKETQAKVSRAKRSLARHSSLSTDECSSADNSPNMQRRRTRCPPSPAFRGSKTSSTRGAASDLLQREHTIYLHKGGTLRLSTHYDAEAARLRIRVLAAEALYNTQTDLKSINCCVALYLNPGKQQKQRSTIIKNSRNPVFNEDFFFDALPQAQVKSLAMKIKVVNKGTSLRRDVLLGEREVLLSELLAGL is encoded by the exons ATGTGGCTACTGGAGAAGCTCCGCAGCTCCGTAGAGAGCAGTGGGACAAATTCCCAGACCCCacagatgacagaggccattccAGTCTCCGTTTATGCCAACGTACTCACTCCAGAAAGGATCCCTGATTTCTTTATCCCACCTAAACTTGTGTGCTGCCCGCCAGATGAGTCTCCCAGCCCAGAACCTCTGCACTGCTCCACTCTCAGGCCATCCGCGTCAGACCATGCCATCTGCAGCAAGAGCCCCAGAGCTAGGAGAAGCAAGAATCCCACCAGCCCTCGCCTTTTTGCGAAAAACCTTCAAAAGTCAGCTAACCGCCATATCATCCAGATTGAGAGTGCGGATGAGCCTGCTGCTGGGTCTGCGGGGAAGGGGGATGTTGACGTCAACACCAACGCTGACCCCCAGTCGCAGACTGCAATGTCTTTACCGTATGTTCCAAAGGCCCAGACTTCCTATGGCTTTTCTACCCTGGTGGAGTCTCCTCACACCCGACGTAAGGAGAGTTTGTTCCACAGCGACCCCAACAGTCCTAGCACCTCCCCTAACTCCCAAAGGCGTTCCCAAGGTGGGACCCTTCTGGCCCCAGCTGACCCCAATCCCTCCAGGTACTTCAGCGGAGGTGAGAGTGACACCTGCTCCTCAGCGGAATCTTCCCCCTTCAactctcctcttctgtctcGATCTGCCTCCCTACTGCGCTCTATTACCAAGGAGACACAAGCCAAG gtgtCGCGTGCCAAACGCTCCTTGGCTCGCCACAGCTCTCTCTCAACTGATGAATGCAGCTCAGCGGACAACAGCCCCAACATGCAGCGGCGCCGCACGCGCTGCCCCCCCTCTCCTGCTTTCAGGGGAAGTAAAACAAGCAGCACCAGGGGCGCAGCGTCAGATCTCCTGCAGCGCGAGCACACGATCTATCTCCACAAGGGGGGCACACTGAGACTGAGTACTCACTACGATGCCGAGGCGGCCCGGCTGCGGATTCGAGTGCTAGCTGCAGAGGCCCTATACAACACGCAGACGGATCTCAAAAGCATCAACTGCTGCGTTGCCCTCTACCTGAACCCTGGTAAGCagcagaaacaaagaagcaCCATCATCAAGAACAGCAGGAACCCGGTTTTcaatgaagactttttttttgacgcACTGCCCCAGGCACAAGTAAAGAGCCTGGCCATGAAGATAAAGGTGGTGAACAAAGGAACCAGTCTGAGGAGAGACGTGTTACTTGGGGAAAGGGAGGTGCTCCTCAGTGAGCTGCTTGCAGGCCTTTAG
- the LOC111949108 gene encoding C2 calcium-dependent domain-containing protein 4C-like: MWLLEKLRSSVESSGTNSQTPQMTEAIPVSVYANVLTPERIPDFFIPPKLVCCPPDESPSPEPLHCSTLRPSASDHAICSKSPRARRSKNPTSPRLFAKNLQKSANRHIIQIESADEPAAGSAGKGDVDVNTNADPQSQTAMSLPYVPKAQTSYGFSTLVESPHTRRKESLFHSDPNSPSTSPNSQRRSQGGTLLAPADPNPYRYFSGGESDTCSSAESSPFNSPLLSRSASLLRSITKETQAKVSRAKRSLARHSSLSTDECSSADNSPNMQRRRTRCPPSPAFRGSKTSSTRGAASDLLQREHTIYLHKGGTLRLSTHYDAEAARLRIRVLAAEALYNTQTDLKSINCCVALYLNPGKQQKQRSTIIKNSRNPVFNEDFFFDALPQAQVKSLAMKIKVVNKGTSLRRDVLLGEREVLLSELLAGL; the protein is encoded by the exons ATGTGGCTACTGGAGAAGCTCCGCAGCTCCGTAGAGAGCAGTGGGACAAATTCCCAGACCCCacagatgacagaggccattccAGTCTCCGTTTATGCCAACGTACTCACTCCAGAAAGGATCCCTGATTTCTTTATCCCACCTAAACTTGTGTGCTGCCCGCCAGATGAGTCTCCCAGCCCAGAACCTCTGCACTGCTCCACTCTCAGGCCATCCGCGTCAGACCATGCCATCTGCAGCAAGAGCCCCAGAGCTAGGAGAAGCAAGAATCCCACCAGCCCTCGCCTTTTTGCGAAAAACCTTCAAAAGTCAGCTAACCGCCATATCATCCAGATTGAGAGTGCGGATGAGCCTGCTGCTGGGTCTGCGGGGAAGGGGGATGTTGACGTCAACACCAACGCTGACCCCCAGTCGCAGACTGCAATGTCTTTACCGTATGTTCCAAAGGCCCAGACTTCCTATGGCTTTTCTACCCTGGTGGAGTCTCCTCACACCCGACGTAAGGAGAGTTTGTTCCACAGCGACCCCAACAGTCCTAGCACCTCCCCTAACTCCCAAAGGCGTTCCCAAGGTGGGACCCTTCTGGCCCCAGCTGACCCCAATCCCTACAGGTACTTCAGCGGAGGTGAGAGTGACACCTGCTCCTCAGCGGAATCTTCCCCCTTCAactctcctcttctgtctcGATCTGCCTCCCTACTGCGCTCTATTACCAAGGAGACACAAGCCAAG gtgtCGCGTGCCAAACGCTCCTTGGCTCGCCACAGCTCTCTCTCAACTGATGAATGCAGCTCAGCGGACAACAGCCCCAACATGCAGCGGCGCCGCACGCGCTGCCCCCCCTCTCCTGCTTTCAGGGGAAGTAAAACAAGCAGCACCAGGGGCGCAGCGTCAGATCTCCTGCAGCGCGAGCACACGATCTATCTCCACAAGGGGGGCACACTGAGACTGAGTACTCACTACGATGCCGAGGCGGCCCGGCTGCGGATTCGAGTGCTAGCTGCAGAGGCCCTATACAACACGCAGACGGATCTCAAAAGCATCAACTGCTGCGTTGCCCTCTACCTGAACCCTGGTAAGCagcagaaacaaagaagcaCCATCATCAAGAACAGCAGGAACCCGGTTTTcaatgaagactttttttttgacgcACTGCCCCAGGCACAAGTAAAGAGCCTGGCCATGAAGATAAAGGTGGTGAACAAAGGAACCAGTCTGAGGAGAGACGTGTTACTTGGGGAAAGGGAGGTGCTCCTCAGTGAGCTGCTTGCAGGCCTTTAG